In Deltaproteobacteria bacterium, the following proteins share a genomic window:
- a CDS encoding MBL fold metallo-hydrolase has protein sequence MAAFRAACLLHNIQMLASSKAVMMGEIGLDVKKVEAVVLSHGHFDHFGGLPDFLKEAPKPLSVVLHPGAFVPRRFQMGPQLFFDMPGLDEDASCFMVPASGRA, from the coding sequence ATGGCGGCATTTCGGGCGGCCTGCCTTCTCCATAACATTCAAATGCTGGCCTCCAGCAAGGCCGTGATGATGGGGGAAATCGGGCTGGATGTCAAAAAGGTCGAGGCCGTTGTTTTGAGCCACGGCCATTTTGACCATTTCGGTGGTCTCCCGGACTTTCTAAAAGAGGCCCCCAAACCCCTGTCTGTGGTCCTTCATCCCGGGGCTTTCGTTCCCCGTCGTTTTCAAATGGGCCCACAACTGTTCTTTGATATGCCCGGATTGGATGAGGATGCCTCATGCTTCATGGTGCCCGCTTCGGGACGGGCATGA